In Miscanthus floridulus cultivar M001 chromosome 5, ASM1932011v1, whole genome shotgun sequence, one genomic interval encodes:
- the LOC136450867 gene encoding uncharacterized protein At3g49140-like has translation MAAGATLNWVKTPFDTRRFHDQSSLSFRCRYPFGSIQPWWLPTDQDSSLIKVRVAADYSDSMPDSKYTRDRGYHPLEEVKERPKKKDLLLTDVETARTVVEANSKGLLVFPARVHNEPHGHVAWSEFQYVVDDYGDIFFEVPDSENILEDDTANNPVTVLIGMDGPIIGESSVAITDFSDYMDGENLMDVPDEHHTKIDTEITDILIEWGMPATMRAIHPIYFAKCLTKAIHNNNGEKMDSPSNGLSIVGYLRPAFIEEESYLRSLFHGECNSDDYSSDRKVNETDEYKRETRPVSGINRLIDGDKSRFDFNDAETSTDSMIYKLEIMTIELFSMYGKQFMIDPQDFQDSEPDILANSASAIIERIKENSDQCAMALRSLCRRKKGLTVEEASLIGVDSLGIDVRAFCGLEARTVRFSFNAQALSERSAEKKIRRMLFPRYQRKNVKTSTEDVS, from the exons ATGGCGGCAGGAGCCACCTTAAACTGGGTTAAAACCCCATTCGACACCCGGAGATTTCATGACCAATCTAGTTTAAG TTTCCGATGCCGATACCCTTTTGGATCAATTCAGCCCTGGTGGCTGCCAACTGATCAAGACTCATCCCTAATCAAAGTTCGTGTGGCTGCTGATTATTCAGACTCAATGCCAGATTCAAAGTACACGAGAGATCGGGGTTATCACCCTCTTGAAGAAGTTAAAGAACGTCCAAAGAAGAAGGACCTGTTGCTGACAGATGTCGAAACAGCTAGAACAGTAGTAGAG GCCAATAGCAAGGGGTTGCTTGTATTTCCTGCTAGGGTACACAATGAACCTCATGGACATGTTGCTTGGTCAGAGTTTCAATATGTTGTTGATGACTATGGAG ACATTTTCTTTGAAGTACCTGACAGCGAGAACATCTTGGAAGATGATACTGCAAACAATCCTGTG ACAGTTTTGATTGGAATGGATGGACCCATTATTGGAGAAAGTAGTGTGGCGATTACTGATTTTAGTGATTACATGGATGGTGAAAATTTAATGGACGTTCCTGATGAGCACCACACCAAG ATTGATACAGAAATAACTGATATTCTCATAGAGTGGGGGATGCCTGCAACAATGCGTGCAATACATCCAATTTACTTTGCCAAATGTTTGACAAAG GCCATTCATAATAATAATGGGGAGAAGATGGATAGTCCATCAAATGGTCTCTCTATTGTAGGATATCTGAGACCTGCTTTCATAGAGGAAGAATCTTACTTGAGGAGCTTGTTTCATGGTGAATGCAACAGTGATGATTATTCATCTGACCGGAAAG TAAATGAAACAGATGAATACAAAAGAGAAACTCGGCCAGTTTCTGGAATCAATCGCCTCATTG ATGGTGATAAATCAAGATTTGACTTCAATGATGCTGAAACTAGTACTGATTCAATGATCTACAAGCTGGAGATAATGACAATTGAACTGTTTTCCATGTATGGCAAGCAG TTTATGATTGATCCACAAGATTTTCAAGATTCAGAACCAGATATCCTTGCAAATTCTGCTTCAGCGATTATAGAACGGATCAAAGAAAACAGTGACCAATGTGCAATGGCTCTCAGGTCGCTCTGTCGCAGGAAAAAGGGCCTTACTGTCGAG GAGGCAAGCTTGATTGGTGTTGACAGCCTTGGTATTGATGTAAGAGCCTTTTGTGGCTTGGAAGCTAGGACCGTTCGATTTTCATTCAATGCACAG GCGCTCTCTGAACGTTCAGCTGAAAAGAAGATCAGGCGAATGCTTTTCCCCCGTTACCAGCGTAAAAACGTGAAAACCTCTACTGAAGATGTGTCTTAA